A genomic window from Zonotrichia leucophrys gambelii isolate GWCS_2022_RI chromosome 25, RI_Zleu_2.0, whole genome shotgun sequence includes:
- the PSMB4 gene encoding proteasome subunit beta type-4, whose product MEVGAAPPPFWAGGPAPGQTYIPRALGHTDIAPRGTGTGPAALPAGRTLSPMVTGTSVLGLKFSGGVMLAADTVGSFGSLARFRGISRLLKVNDSTVLGASGDLADFQHLRQLLEQMVIDEELLGDGHSYSPRALHSWLTRVLYNRRSKINPLWNTVLIAGVYGGESFLGYVDMLGVAYEAPSLATGFGAYLAQPLLRAELERERERLPTREEARELLERCLKVLYYRDARSFNRYEVATVTEKGVELEGPLTLEANWDIAHVVRGFE is encoded by the exons ATGGAGGTcggggcagcgccgccgccgtTCTGGGCCGGGGGCCCGGCCCCGGGACAAACGTACATCCCCCGGGCTCTGGGACACACCGACATCGCTCCCcggggcaccggcaccgggccCGCCGCGCTGCCCGCCGGCCGCACGCT GAGCCCCATGGTGACCGGGACGTCGGTGCTGGGGCTGAAGTTCTCCGGGGGGGTGATGCTGGCCGCGGACACGGTGGGATCCTTCGGATCCCTGGCGCGGTTCCGGGGCATCTCCCGGCTCCTCAAGGTCAACGACTCCACCGTGCTCGGAGCCTCCGGGGACCTGGCGGATTTCCAGCACCTGcggcagctcctggagcagatgGT GATAGacgaggagctgctgggggacGGGCACAGCTACAGCCCGCGGGCGCTGCACTCGTGGCTGACGCGGGTCCTGTACAACCGGCGCTCCAAGATCAACCCCCTCTGGAACACCGTGCTCATCGCCGGCGTCTACGGCGGGGAGAG TTTCCTGGGATATGTGGACATGCTGGGCGTGGCCTACGAGGCGCCGTCGTTGGCCACGGGATTCGGGGCTTACCTGGCCCAG CCGCTGCTGCGGGCGGAGCtggagcgggagcgggagcggctcCCGACGCGGGAGGAGGCGCGGGAGCTGCTGGAGCGCTGCCTCAAGGTGCTCTACTACAGGGACGCTCGCTCCTTCAACAGG TACGAGGTCGCCACGGTGACGGAGAAGGGCGTGGAGCTGGAGGGACCCCTGACCCTGGAGGCCAACTGGGACATCGCCCACGTGGTCAG aggTTTCGAGTga